From the endosymbiont of Bathymodiolus septemdierum str. Myojin knoll genome, one window contains:
- the infA gene encoding translation initiation factor IF-1, with the protein MSKSDYIELEGVVKEKLPNTTFTVELENGHSVLAHISGKIRKHYIRILPGDKVTVEMTPYDLSKGRITFRHK; encoded by the coding sequence ATGTCAAAAAGTGATTACATTGAGTTAGAAGGGGTTGTTAAAGAGAAATTACCAAACACCACCTTTACCGTTGAGTTAGAGAATGGACATAGTGTGTTAGCACATATCTCTGGCAAGATTCGTAAACACTATATTCGTATATTGCCTGGGGATAAAGTCACAGTAGAAATGACCCCTTATGACCTAAGTAAGGGTAGAATTACTTTTAGACATAAATAA
- the metF gene encoding methylenetetrahydrofolate reductase [NAD(P)H] — protein MKTSFEFFPPRTEKGQKTLAQVRQELSAIQPEYFSVTFGAGGTTQEATLETVLDIQKNDSIPAAPHLSCIGSKKDEVIALLDQYKKANINRIVTLRGDVPSGMRDIGDFHYANELVEFIKTQYNDHFHIEVAAYPEMHPQAKNIQADLQHFANKVSAGADAAITQYFYNADAYFRFVDEAEKLGVDIPITPGIMPITNHTQLVRFSNMCGAEIPKWILERLRCYENDLEALSAFGTEVVTDLCQTLKNQGVDSFHFYSMNRTQPSLDIAKTL, from the coding sequence ATGAAAACAAGTTTTGAGTTTTTCCCACCAAGAACAGAAAAAGGTCAGAAAACTTTGGCACAAGTCCGACAAGAATTAAGTGCCATTCAACCTGAGTATTTCTCGGTAACTTTTGGTGCAGGTGGGACGACGCAGGAAGCAACTTTGGAAACGGTATTAGACATTCAAAAAAATGATAGTATTCCCGCTGCCCCGCATTTATCTTGCATTGGGTCAAAAAAAGATGAAGTTATTGCCTTGCTTGACCAATATAAAAAAGCAAACATCAATCGCATCGTTACCCTAAGGGGTGATGTGCCGTCGGGAATGCGTGATATTGGCGATTTTCATTATGCCAACGAATTGGTGGAGTTTATTAAAACTCAGTACAATGACCATTTTCATATTGAGGTAGCAGCGTATCCTGAGATGCATCCACAGGCAAAAAATATTCAGGCAGATTTACAGCATTTTGCCAATAAGGTCAGTGCGGGTGCAGATGCGGCGATTACGCAATACTTTTATAACGCAGATGCCTATTTTAGATTTGTAGATGAAGCGGAAAAATTAGGGGTTGATATTCCGATTACACCAGGAATTATGCCAATTACCAATCACACGCAATTAGTCAGATTTTCTAACATGTGTGGTGCGGAAATTCCAAAGTGGATTTTAGAGCGCTTAAGATGCTACGAAAATGACTTGGAGGCACTCAGTGCATTTGGCACGGAAGTAGTGACAGATTTATGCCAAACGCTTAAAAATCAAGGGGTGGACAGTTTTCACTTTTACTCAATGAATCGCACCCAGCCTTCTTTAGATATCGCCAAAACACTGTAA